aaagaaaagaaaaataataaaattaatgacaaagaaaaacaatagtcATGTGAGAGGAAAGGCAAAGCCTAAATATTCCTCTGTCCTCTTCCTCCACCTAGATTCCCAGATGTAAGGTATTAAAAGTAGTTTGTAAACTTTCTGTGACGTATGCTGAGTCTATCCAAACTGTCGGGAATTGGAGCCTCCCGGGAACCAAACACTCCCCAAAGATCATACACCTACGGAGTTCCCCCAAGAGACACACAACTGCAGTTTCATGTAGGTtcaccttttctctctttttatactCTGTCCACACAAACCTGGCAGCCACGCAGTCAGTCCCTGCCCTGTGTCATTGTACTGGCCACAGCAACTTCTCTCTGTAAATGAGAAAGGTCTTGCTTTCAGAAAAGATCATGTTTGCAAACTACTCACTCTTGAGGAAGAAGGGTGGGAAAAGTAGCAGAGATGAGTGGGGAGATGGTGCATataagaaggaggaaagaggagactATGGAGTCAGGATGCCGGCTTGCTATTCTCAACACCTTTTTCCAGTGCCCAGTTCTTACCTTATTTCTCCTGccccttgctttcttttctagGCACCTCTAAGATACTGATGGCTCTGCAGAGGACCCATTCATTGCTTCTGCTTTTGCTGCTGAccctgctggggctggggctggtccAGCCCTCCTATGGCCAGGATGGCATGTACCAGCGATTCCTGCGGCAACACGTGCACCCTGAGGAGACAGGTGGCAGTGATCGCTACTGCAACTTGATGATGCAAAGACGGAAGATGACTTTGTATCACTGCAAGCGCTTCAACACCTTCATCCATGAAGATATCTGGAACATTCGTAGTATCTGCAGCACCACCAATATCCAATGCAAGAACGGCAAGATGAACTGCCATGAGGGTGTAGTGAAGGTCACAGATTGCAGGGACACAGGAAGTTCCAGGGCACCCAACTGCAGATATCGGGCCATAGCGAGCACTAGACGTGTTGTCATTGCCTGTGAGGGTAACCCACAGGTGCCTGTGCACTTTGACGGTTAGATGCCACCATGTAGGGATTATCGCGAGTGGTTGACCTTACACTTACTCCTTAAATAGCAGTGAGTAATGCATTTGAGCTGTCCCAGGCTCTGTCTCCTCAGCTCATTTCCTACTCTTTTTCTCTATATAACTCATTCTATTAAATACATTGCACCAAAGAGATATGGAGACATAAACCTGTAATGAATGAGGCTGGGCTTTTCTGTAATAAGCTTCCTTTTATAATACTGGTCAGCTTAGCTCTCTCAGATCCTATCCTGTGGAATTTAGttattatgtgtatttatgtagTATTTCAAACATTTCAAAATGCTTTCATCTATGTTTATCACATTTTAATACCACAGCACTTATAATGATGTCACTACATATAGAAGCTCAAAGTTAAGGGATTTGCTGAAGACTGTAAAGTTAATGGAAGAATTGAGACAAAAATCCAGTGTAGCTGGCCACTTATCCAGGGCTTTTTCTACTTCATCACAAGGAATGTTTTGAAAGTGTCTGCTTTTTTTATCCTTAAAATTCACCTGTCAGGGAGGCattaaaaatttggaaatgtaTGCCAGCAAAATGTGAGCTCTGTATTTTTTGGCATTCTTATGTTTGGGTTTAATAAGATTAAGAAAATGATACtgggaattttctttttcctgaaactTTGAATCACCCTAGTAAGTCAAAGTACTAAAAAATGTACTAGATCATTAAGACTTATGTGCTCTTACTGATTGAAagattttttatgttttccttgtAATAAAGGACCTAAACCGAAGGTACCTGAGAAGACTGTGCTAtggtattattttttttctctgacttttaAATTCTTGTTTAGTTTATAAACATGCATGCACCTTAATAACCTCATAAACTCTGGTCAAAGACTAATGCCTATCAGATCCATGACCACAACACAGAAGATTTGTCTCATTTACTCCAGAGAGAATGATTCCTCTCAAAGACAATTCTCAcagctcttccttctcccttaGAATATTTAGAAGCAAATTAGGGAGCTGTCAggtctctgagcccaagcctgcacgtatacatccagatggcctgaagcaactgaagaaccacaaaagaagtgaaaataaccaattcctgccttaactgatgacattccaccactgtgatttgttcctgccccaccttaactgatcaATTAGccttgtgacattccttctcctggacaatTAGACTCAGGAGCTCCCCACcagagcaccttgtgacccccgcccctgcccgctAGAGAATAACCCACTTTGACCGTAATTTCCCACTACcaacccaaatcctataaaactgccccaccccatctccctttgctgactccttttttggactcagtctgcctgcacccaggtgattaaaaagctttattgctcacacaaagcctgtttggtggtctcttcacatggacgcgtgTGGCATTTAGTGCCGAAGACCCAGAACAGGGGGACTCCTTCAGGAGACTGGTCCCCTGTCCTCGCCTTCACTCCATGAGGAggtccacctatgacctcaggtcctcagaccaaccagcccaaggaacatctcacccaTTTCAAATTGGGTAAGCGGTCTTTTCACtgtcttctccagcctctcttgctacccttcaatctccctgtccttccaattccagttctctttcctctctagtagagacaaaggagacgcattttatccatggacccaaaactcagACACCAGTCACGGACTCGGGAAGATAGTCTTCCCTTGGCGTCTGATCATTGTGGGGATGCCTGCCCTgatcattcacccacattccattggtgtctgatcacTGTGGGGACACCTGCCatggtcattcacccacattcccttgaTGGCAAGTCAATCGCGGGATGCCTGCTTTGGCTGATCGTCCACGTTATAGCCCAGGGCTGCTCACCACCCCCTTTGCTGTGTCTCTACCTTTCTCTTTAAACTTACTTCTTCACtgtgggcaaccttccaccctgcattcccccttcttctcccttagcctgtgttctcaagaacttaaaacctcttcaactcacacctgacctaaaacctaaatgccttattttcttctgcaataccgTTTGGCCCTAATACAAACCCAACAATGGTTCCAAatggccagaaaacggcacttttgatttctccatctTACAAGATCTAGATGATTTTTGTCGAAAAATGGGGAAAtagtctgaggtgcctgacatccaggcattcttttacacatcagtccctccctagtctctgctcccaatgtgacttgtcccaaatctttcttctttctctcctgtctgtttcttcagtctccaccccaagctctgagtcctttgaattctccttttctacagacccatctgacctcttccctcctccccaggctgctgctCACCAGCCAGGCCAAGCCAGGTCCTGATTCTTCCTCAccctctgctcccccaccctataatccttttatcacctcccctcctcacacctggtccagcttacagtttcattccatgactagctctccccaacctgcccaaaaatttcctcttaaagaggtggctggagctgaaggtacagtcaaggttaatgctcctttttctttatccaacctctCCCAAATGAGTTAgcatttaggcttttttttttttttttttatcaaatataaaaacccagcccagttcatggcccatTTGGCAACAACCCTTAGACACTTTACTGTCCTAGACCCAGAGAGGCcagaaggccgtcttattctcaatatgcattttattagtCAATCCACTCCTGACATTAacaaagctccaaaaattagattctggccctcaaaccccacaacaggacttaattaacctcgccttcaaggtgtacaataatagagaagaGGCAGCCAAGtggcaacatatttctgagttgcaattacttgcctcCACTATGAGAGAagccccagccacatctccagcacacaagaacttcaaaatgcctgaactgcagtggccaggtgttcctccaggacctcctcccccaggatcttgcttcaagtgctagaaatctggccactgggccaaggaatgcctgcagcccgggattcctcctaagccatgtcccatctgt
This genomic stretch from Homo sapiens chromosome 14, GRCh38.p14 Primary Assembly harbors:
- the RNASE4 gene encoding ribonuclease 4 precursor, producing the protein MALQRTHSLLLLLLLTLLGLGLVQPSYGQDGMYQRFLRQHVHPEETGGSDRYCNLMMQRRKMTLYHCKRFNTFIHEDIWNIRSICSTTNIQCKNGKMNCHEGVVKVTDCRDTGSSRAPNCRYRAIASTRRVVIACEGNPQVPVHFDG